AGTCAAAGTTTCCTTTTTCGGTCCTGTGTTTGCTATGATGCATATCCCATAAGAACTGCTCATTTTGAGCACATGAGAAAACATATAGATGGCAGCATGTTGCTATTATTTtgtgagctgggacagagcagtagGTTGTTCTGTAATTGATGATGACATCACTATCCTCCCCACTTAAGAGATTTTTGAAATAAatgtcattatttattttttaaatgtgcaggTGCTATGGGATTATTAGTTGTCTTTGCTACAAAGATTAATGTAGATACTGCTCTGGGATTCATAATCTAAAATGATGCCTAGCCATTAGATTTgaaagcaaatgctattctacTCAGGTATCAATGGTATTCTGTATATTCCTGAAACATAAACATGTAAAAACTTTGAAGGGAAAGTTACCAAAAGTTAACATCAGAATTTTGAATATCAGCTTATTACCGTTTGCCTGCAGATAGGGCAATGTATTGCACCTCCCCATGGACCACACCTCCAGTATGCAATAATGCAGGAACCTAGATAAAATAATACCATTACTATTTTCTTAAACTGACAGTATCCCAAATAGAAGTTGCTATTTCAACaaacactcaaaaatgatgaGCTGATCGAAATGATAAGCTGATGCAACAGTGTCATTTTGTGGGGTGAAAGGACTATTTTCTCCACAACACATTAAATCATCTGTGCAAATCAGTATCTTAAGAAATCTTTACAAACAATATTGAAATAGGTGTCAATCTACATTTTTAAGCGGTTGCCAGCTTTAAATGCCAATGATGCCTAACCTTTCTTATGAAACTGGTATTATGAGTTGCTGTGAGCCTCTTACACAAATAGACATAATATATATATGAAGTGGGACAGGAATAAAAATGGGCAGTAATTTAATATATTTGCTATAGCAATTATCATTTTTACATTTTTGGACATAGTTTAAATACCTGTTAGAAACAACTAGTATCTAACACCGTCAGCTGAATGAAAACAATCAAAGGGGAATTCCATGCTGCTGTAAAACTAATCCACATTTTCAAAAGCAACTTTTTCTGTACATCATTTACTTAACACATCTTACCAGCATAACAGAGTGCAATAAGTGATGCAAAAACGTATTTTGCTTACCACAAAAAAGATGTCCACAGTTTGTTTCAATGGGAAATGTAGCCTGTTGTAAACACACTGGGCATGACATATCGGTATAGAAACGTTGTCTGTCTTCAAGTACATTCTGCTGGAAGAAATAAGAAGTGTCACCTGTTCAAGCAGAGCAAATCGCTGTACCTGCCAGAAGCAGCAAACTAATCCTTATTGCAAGATCTGAAGAAAGTGTTTCTCACAAGTATATTTTCCTGACTTTATTCTCACATAAGAACAATCATACAGTAGAAAATGAAGGGCAGAAACCCAACTTGTTAGCCTACAGAGtctaaaaaagtaaaaacaaaacactaagtTAATTAAACCAATGAGAAAACCAATGAGAAACCAATGAGAAAACTATCTAACAATGTACCCTGAAAAGGCCTTCCTTGTTGGATTAAAAAAAGTCTTAAGGATTTGCCTAAAAGAACCAATTGTTGGGTGTGGATTCCAAAGTACGGGTGCCACCACACAAAGTTCTTCCCTGGGTACTCATTAAATAAACTTTCTGGCCTAAGGGTTCAAGCAGGATGATACAAGGAAAGGCCACATTAACAACACCATAAAGGTTGGTGATTTTGTCCTCAAAGTGCCTAGCAAAAGAGTCATAGCACATTCCCAGAAGGTTCAAGTCTGTGTGTACTGAAGCTGGTTTCATCAGACCATGGACCACTCGCTGAAGagttctaaaaggtaaaggtaaaggacgcctgacagttaagtccagtcgcagacaactctggggttgcgatccTCATCTTGccttacaggccgagggagccggcgtttgcagacagtttttcctggtcatatggccagcatgactaagccacttctggtgcaacggaacactgaaaccagagcagcacatggaaacgccgtttacctccccaccggagcagtacctaccgtattttttgctctataagactcactttttccctcctaaaaagtaaggggaaatgtgtgtgtgtcttatggagcgtatgcaggctgcacagctatcccagaagccagaacagcaagagggattgctgctttcactgcgcagcaatccctcttgctgttctggcttctgagattcagaatattttttttcttgttttcctcctccaaaaactaggtgcatcttgtggtctggtgcgtcttatagagctaaaaatacggtatttatctacttgcactttttgggtgtgcttttgaactgctaggttggcaggagctgggaccgagcaacgggagctcaccccgtcacggggattcgaaccgccgaccttctgattggcaagcccaagaggctctgtggtttagaccacagcgtcacccacgtcccacaAAGGAGGCAAAGGCCTACGGCACCCAGTATtcccaggtggtctcccatccaattacTAACCAAGCCTGAAGCTGCTTAGCTTTCAAGAGCAGgcatgttcagggtagtatggctgTAGAATGAAGAGTTCTACCAAGTGGCAACTTTGGGATGTGACGGAGGCTATGAAGTAGACTTTCTTTGCTGCCTACACCACCACACAGGAGGCATGATTATCTGTTCTAACTCTTTTGAAGGAGCCTTTGAAGTTGCAGATCAGGTTGACTGTCAGCTGGCCCCACCTGCAACTTTAAAGCTCCCCATTCTCAGGCAAGGAGCCTGCTGAGAATGGGGAAGTCTTCTCAACTGAGGGATGGTTGTgtctgtgtatttattttgctccTTCCTTAGCACCATTCCCTCCTGGGACTGCACACATACAGAGTCAatcttttccccctcttttggGCTTCCTCCAACCcccaaatgtttcttttcttttaaatgtgtaCCTCTGTCACTCTCAGTGTTGCCTCAAGCATGCCAATGCTTCCTTCTTGTGCATATGCTATGCCATTTTCTTTACATAAGTCACAGCACCCATCCTTGAActtgggaaacagagggaatagTCTCCAGCTATTACAAAAGGTTCATGAGACATGAATTCTATTCTCTAGCATCCGTGTATTATAACCAGATTTGGCTCTAAAGGAGCACAAAATCCACGAGGTTCAGATTTATCTACCTCCTAGTCATCGCATGAGAAATTATCTGAGAATTGGCACCAAATGCAATTTATGCAAGGAAGAGCAGTTAGCATTATACCTGTTCTGATTGTATTTGTTGTCTAATTGCTCTCACTAGCTCTTGGTTTTCTGGATGAATAGCTGGGTGGGCATTTCTGTTAAGAGAAAATACAGTGCATAATACAATGCTAACAAAAAACTTCAAAATCAGAGCTATACACAATGGAATTCATCTAGCATGTTCATAATTCTAAGACGCTCCAATTAACTGCAGGACAATAGCATTTTATGCAGTAAGTCACTTGATCCAAACTTCAGCGCAATATTCCTTCCCCCTGTCCCAGAGAGTAAGGGtagtatccaatgctagtcatactatcatgagtagacccactgaaatgaatgaccgTGTCTACCTTGGGTCCattatttcaatgtgtctactctgggTAGAGCTTCATTAGATACAACTCTAACcctatgcatttttttttcaaaaaaatactatTAGCACATAAatggaaagctttttaaaaaatatttgagtGTTCAAGGCTACAATCTTACTCATTCTTACCTAAGAGTAAGTCCCATCAAGTtcagtgggagttacttctgagcagacatgcacaggattgtgctctAGGATGAAAGTAATAACATCATTCCCTTTTCCTTTATGTTAATGAATTTCTTATCCCCATCAAAGTAGTCTACATTAGTTTTCATCatatattaattttgaaaatgggCTATCTTAAAGCTGAATTTTCAGTTTTAAGTAGCAACAGCTATGGAAACAGAGAACTTGGGTGGGAAAAtatcataccgtatttttcgcaccataggacgcactttttcccctccaaaaatgaaggggaaatgtgtgtgcgtcctatggtgcaaatGCAGgatttcgctgaagcctggagagtgagaggggttggtgcgcaccaacccctcatgctctccaggcttcgcacacctctccgcaagcagcgctgggctcccgctgcttgcggagagttgcctgcatgctgaagcctgcgcgcgctgagctcagcgcgtccaggcttcgcggacctctccgcaagcagcgggagcgctcccactgcttgtggagacttgcctgcatgctgaagcctgcgcgcgctgagctcagcgcgtccaggcttcgcggacctctccgcaagcagcgggagcgctcccgctgcttgcggagacttgcctgcatgctgaagcctgcgcgcgctgagctcagcgcgtccaggcttcgcggacctctcagcaagcggtgggagcgctcccacggcttgcagagagctgcctgtttgggggctggggtcgggggaagctcgagcttcccccgccccagccccgcgcctggggggggaataattttttcccctttatttccccccaaaaaaactgggtgcgccctatggtccggtgcgccctatggtgcgaaaaatacggtagttttattATGCTAGTTAATGCTCCAAGCTAGCTAGGCTAAGGGTGTTAACATATACAATTTCTATGACTGGTTTTTCAGGTTAGGgtgtacacatatatatatatatttgtaactcTGCAGTGGAAAGATGCTTTCTCTGTCTCCTTCCCCAATTTGGCTAGTGTTGTAAATATACCAAGTATGAGTGGCATGCAGGACTGGAGGTCATCTCATTTGGCCCAAGCTCAGTAAAAGCTTTGTGGGTGAAGGGAGATTTTAATCAACCCTACTGACTTTCTAGTTTGATTCTTTGAAGTGTTGCTTCCAAGAATGTGCAGTCAAAAAACAGGTGTGTTGcatcattaaaaatattttaaattactttaaatatatatgccTGACACATTACAAATACAGTAGGTCATTGTCAAGTGCTAACAGTATCTCACCTTAAAAGCATGTATGCCAGTGCAGCAAGGAATGTGATGCTAAGCACCACTGCCAGCAGGACCTGGTCACTTATTCCTTCGATCATTGAATCACTATCTAGGATCAATCTCTGAACTTCTGTTTCTTGGCTGGCCATTCCAAAGCTAGAATCCAGGAAAGACATGCATTCAGATTTATACATGCACATAAAAATTATTCATGCTTAGCTCACATCTACAACTAAAAAGGAGTAGACAAAAAACGCTTGAAGTTGCCACTGGTCTTCAAACTTTAAAATCAAACTGTGTTCTGTGACAAGTTGGCACACTGGTAAATTTCCACATGGCCAAACTCCATGTCACACATACCCTGCTACATCCTAGAATTCTAAAATTTCATGGGATTTCATGTGGTGACATGTGCTTAAATGGATGACAATTTGGACAATAGGCAGTGGGAATAGCCAATAGCTTAATGACACGTCCAACACAATCCAGTCTCAAGTGTGTTGCCAGTGGAAAGTATGCACTAGAAGTGACAAAAATCAAAAGCAGATAGACAAGCCATGTGCTACATAGTAAGACAAACATATATAATATGCATATATGCAATATACGGCACTTATTATCCTTTAGAGGAGGTCAGTCCCATTTAACAGCTAGGCAGCACAGGCACAGTAACAAGGTATTAGTCCAAAATCAGTCAGTTAAGCTATGGCACAGAATTTTGAAGCAGAAATATGTAGTAATGGTGTGTGCTTCGGGGCATATACAGAGTGCTTTCCCCCCAGCATTAAAAAGTTGCGGCCTACTCTGTCATCACAGAATTAAGAGGATTACAGGGTAATGGTATATCTGCCCTATAGATTAAAGCTCCAGCATCTCCCTTGAAATTGAGTACTAACTCCACCTCCATTGCCAGACAACTGAACCAGAGAACACATACACAGTGTTCCCCTCCATACAATAATCCATGCTTTGTTTTCAGTTTTCCAGCAACTCTTCACAATAACATGCTCTTTCTTCCTCCACTTGTGTTACAGACAAGCTGTCCTTACTTGTTCTACTTTCCAAGCTCCTCCCCCAAAGTCTGGAAAATTAATTTGTGCTAAGACATCACAAGGGCTTAGCCCAGGAGTCTGTTTTCCACACCAGGTCTGAGTCCTGGGAAAGCCCATCTGAGCATATGCAGACCACTTTCCCCTTCCCACTGAACAACCGTGGTctcctgtttgcaatttatcaATATATCAGAGAAGTTGATGGCAGACTGAATCAAGCACTTTCCTCATCCAAACTACTCCTATCTTCCATCCTGACCACTTCAATCTTCTGTTGCACCGCCAGCTGGCTTTTCCAGTTTTGGGAGGAAATTAGCTAATTGTAAATGCATTTAATAACACTGAGCCTtccctgtataaggaagctttttaatgtgtaatgttttattatgtttttatatatgttggaagcagcccagagtggctggggcaaaccagtcagatgggcggggtacaaataataaaattattattagtggtAGTAGCAGTGGTGAGATGTGTAAATGCATTTAAGATGATAATTTTATGCTAATTTCTTTGCTtgccttcccttttcctttttatgcTTGCATAAATTGATTTTCAGGTAAGCTTCCCCTCCTCAAAGGACATGACTGAAAATGCCAATGGGTAAATCCTTTTGTTTAGTGACATGACATTGACAACATCAACTCCTTCTATTTACCTCATCTGGAAGACTCAGCACCATGTCATTAGCAGCTTTCTTCAGGCCCACAGCAAATGTTTCACACACAGCATCTGAGAAACCGCTGTGCTGTACTTGCAAAAAGAGAACATTTTCTggctactttttaaaatatacttcaACACAGCATAAGTTTACATTATTTTCGCACCTGCAGATATAGGCTTGAGTAATTTCTATGCCCACACAGAGTAAAGTGCAGCTGTATGTATATAAAACAAGTCAGGTCTGGATGGAACATGCTATTAAATCATCCCTATCCACTCAAGAAACATACAGAGGTGCAAACATTAAGAAATTGAGGTGAAATTTGATGAAAGAgctaacatttaaaaatattaagttGGATATAAACAAGTATCCACTTAATCTGTCTCTGTTTTGGGTCACTCTCCCTCTATCTCCAATTTGGGGAAAATGCTAGCAGTGTTATCTTGCACCTTTCTGTGCATGGCAATCATTCATGTTT
This portion of the Podarcis raffonei isolate rPodRaf1 chromosome 17, rPodRaf1.pri, whole genome shotgun sequence genome encodes:
- the RNF170 gene encoding E3 ubiquitin-protein ligase RNF170 isoform X3, with protein sequence MSFGMASQETEVQRLILDSDSMIEGISDQVLLAVVLSITFLAALAYMLLRNAHPAIHPENQELVRAIRQQIQSEQQNVLEDRQRFYTDMSCPVCLQQATFPIETNCGHLFCGSCIIAYWRCGPWGGAIHCPICRQTVTLFLPLFNEEQEDAVQVLQAVNDYNRRFSGQPRSIMERIMDLPTLLRHAFREMFSVGGLFWMFRIRIFLCLMGALLYLASPLDFLPEALFGILGFLDDFFVVFLLLIYISIMYREVVTQRLNR